From the genome of Candidatus Anaeroferrophillus wilburensis, one region includes:
- a CDS encoding PAS domain S-box protein — translation MKLCEFLRLHRQDIISEWVALLNRSVSERYNRLPAAELEKTVTRAYDANYSVICDHNWQPIEEFIVFITRIRLEREFTLSEVQRAFGIFRTIMINRLPLIFHGEELKHALLSINNSVDVTINWFSEYFQEKHEEEMKALLKTLEQKAKKRTEELYNSEKRYRTLVEDINDGYFVCRNQQVIFANRAFGEMFGKEASALIGKHYDDLFANLDEQFTAVAKPEIFEARAVRTDSSEFPVEIKVNQVTFEGQQALAGVCRDITERRESVRKELEHERLAIIGRLATVFAHEIRNSLSSIKVNIRILQRKLELAENDSRRMAIILRDIDKLDKILQETLYFSKPIEISPSSHDINTVLEMVISGFEEVLNLNGITLSRQLSPGIPELTIDHTMMEMVFDNLIRNAIEALGEQKGQKKLTISTRRQQKNMVAITIHDNGSGISKDDLAHIFQPFYTTRKHGIGLGLSNVERVIEEHGGHIIATSSPETGTLFTVSLPGMK, via the coding sequence ATGAAACTCTGCGAATTTTTACGGCTTCACCGACAGGATATTATCTCCGAATGGGTTGCCCTGCTTAATCGAAGCGTCAGTGAACGCTACAACAGATTGCCGGCTGCCGAGTTGGAGAAAACCGTCACCAGGGCATACGATGCCAACTATTCTGTCATCTGCGACCATAACTGGCAGCCCATCGAAGAATTCATTGTCTTCATCACCAGGATTCGCCTTGAGCGAGAGTTTACCCTCTCCGAGGTCCAGCGGGCCTTCGGCATCTTCAGGACGATCATGATTAACCGCCTGCCCCTGATCTTTCACGGCGAGGAGCTGAAACATGCCTTGTTATCGATCAACAACTCCGTCGATGTAACCATCAACTGGTTCAGTGAATACTTTCAGGAGAAGCACGAAGAGGAGATGAAAGCACTCCTCAAAACCCTCGAGCAGAAAGCCAAGAAGCGCACTGAAGAACTCTACAATTCGGAAAAACGCTATCGGACCCTGGTGGAAGATATCAACGATGGTTATTTTGTCTGCCGTAACCAGCAGGTCATCTTCGCCAACCGGGCTTTTGGCGAGATGTTCGGCAAGGAAGCAAGCGCACTGATCGGAAAACACTACGATGATCTGTTTGCCAATCTTGACGAACAGTTCACCGCCGTTGCCAAACCGGAAATTTTTGAGGCCAGGGCGGTACGTACCGACAGCAGCGAGTTCCCGGTGGAAATCAAGGTCAACCAGGTGACGTTTGAAGGCCAGCAGGCCCTTGCCGGCGTTTGCCGAGATATTACCGAACGCCGCGAATCGGTTAGAAAAGAACTTGAGCACGAACGCCTGGCGATCATTGGCCGTTTAGCCACCGTTTTTGCCCATGAAATCCGCAACTCCCTTTCCTCCATTAAAGTAAACATCAGAATTTTGCAACGCAAACTGGAACTGGCGGAAAATGACAGCCGGCGGATGGCTATCATCCTTCGCGATATCGATAAGCTGGATAAAATCCTGCAGGAAACCCTCTATTTCTCCAAACCCATCGAAATCAGCCCCAGCAGCCATGATATCAATACTGTCCTGGAGATGGTAATCAGCGGGTTTGAAGAAGTCCTCAACCTGAATGGAATTACTCTTTCACGGCAACTTTCGCCGGGGATTCCCGAGCTTACCATTGACCACACCATGATGGAAATGGTTTTTGACAACCTGATCAGGAATGCCATTGAGGCCCTTGGGGAACAGAAGGGTCAGAAGAAATTGACGATATCCACCCGCCGGCAGCAAAAAAACATGGTTGCCATAACAATTCATGATAATGGCAGCGGCATCAGCAAGGACGATCTAGCGCATATTTTCCAACCCTTCTATACCACCAGAAAACACGGTATCGGTTTGGGGCTCAGCAATGTTGAACGAGTCATCGAGGAGCATGGCGGCCATATCATAGCCACCAGCAGCCCTGAAACCGGCACCCTTTTCACCGTCTCCCTTCCAGGCATGAAATGA
- a CDS encoding HDIG domain-containing protein, with product MEERIPTRQEAFALLQEFNRNPSLIHHALAVEGVMRYLAEKHGEDQEQWGIIGLIHDLDYEQYPDQHCKKTAEILEERGWPAEYVRAVVSHGWGICVEVEPRSRLEKTLYAIDELTGLVAASALVRPSKSVMDLTPKSVRKKWTQKGFAAGVDRGIIEKGARMLGVETQELIADVIMGMRQVADQIGLGMGDDGAC from the coding sequence ATGGAAGAGCGCATCCCGACCCGCCAAGAGGCATTTGCTCTGCTGCAGGAATTCAACCGCAATCCCTCACTGATTCATCATGCGCTGGCTGTTGAAGGGGTGATGCGCTACCTGGCTGAAAAGCATGGTGAGGACCAGGAACAATGGGGTATTATCGGCCTCATCCATGATCTGGATTATGAACAATATCCCGACCAGCACTGCAAAAAAACTGCGGAAATCCTTGAAGAGCGGGGCTGGCCGGCCGAATATGTCAGGGCGGTTGTCTCCCATGGCTGGGGCATCTGCGTTGAAGTTGAACCCCGGTCCCGCCTGGAAAAGACCTTGTACGCCATCGATGAGTTGACCGGTTTGGTGGCGGCCAGTGCCTTGGTCCGGCCATCAAAAAGTGTCATGGACCTGACCCCCAAGTCGGTTCGCAAGAAGTGGACCCAGAAAGGCTTTGCCGCCGGAGTAGACCGGGGGATTATTGAAAAGGGGGCCCGAATGCTTGGTGTTGAGACCCAGGAGCTGATTGCCGATGTGATCATGGGCATGCGTCAGGTTGCCGACCAGATTGGTCTGGGAATGGGTGACGACGGTGCTTGCTGA
- a CDS encoding helix-turn-helix transcriptional regulator: MNASKGHTADVIVAVARQIFFEKGYEKATTREISERAGISKAALYHHFKGKEEILFQIVNRASDELIANMKKALSQPVAKTGGGERDHRCRQPGICGSFFQ, encoded by the coding sequence ATGAATGCGAGTAAAGGTCATACGGCCGATGTGATTGTTGCCGTTGCCCGACAGATTTTTTTTGAAAAGGGATATGAAAAAGCGACCACCAGGGAGATTTCGGAGCGGGCCGGGATCAGCAAGGCGGCTCTGTATCACCATTTCAAAGGCAAAGAGGAGATTCTTTTCCAGATTGTCAACCGGGCATCGGACGAGCTGATTGCCAATATGAAAAAGGCCTTGAGTCAGCCGGTGGCCAAAACCGGGGGGGGTGAAAGAGATCATCGCTGCCGTCAGCCGGGAATATGTGGAAGCTTTTTTCAATAA
- a CDS encoding acyl-CoA/acyl-ACP dehydrogenase, with the protein MFDFLLNDEQRKLKVEVREFVKTVPPELVKSMDSGEIEFAREFIRSAAGEQLLGLRFAPADGGRGMNWVGEMTAMEEVGILGSTLGCHYAMPSIVGEALHLFGTQAQKEQYLKPILTAELFSAEALTEPRGGSDFFGATTTARRQGGDYILNGQKRFVVGAEGADVFLVYVKTAPDNPPDQSISLFIVERSMGVEVKKLYGLMGTRGGGTGRIIFDNVRVPAVNLVGGENEGARIFNRMMVPERMTSAGGALGAARGALEVATRYTTRRKAFGRKIMKFQGVNFKIADSIALLDAATSLAYTAALMIDSGLDARRLVSEAKKTATEAAWEVVNNAMQVMGGIGYTDIYPVERLLRDIRLMMIWTGTNEVMNLLIQHEYYRELAAEQHVPRDLEQDAVGLDEEEKVYE; encoded by the coding sequence ATGTTTGATTTCCTGCTTAATGATGAACAGCGGAAGCTCAAGGTTGAGGTGAGGGAATTTGTCAAAACAGTTCCCCCGGAACTGGTCAAGTCAATGGACAGTGGCGAGATTGAATTTGCCAGGGAGTTTATCCGTTCGGCCGCCGGGGAGCAGCTTCTCGGGCTGCGTTTTGCGCCCGCCGATGGCGGTCGGGGGATGAATTGGGTAGGGGAGATGACAGCCATGGAAGAGGTGGGGATTTTGGGTTCAACGTTGGGCTGTCACTATGCCATGCCCTCTATTGTTGGCGAAGCGCTTCATCTGTTTGGCACTCAGGCGCAAAAGGAGCAGTACCTGAAGCCTATCCTGACGGCGGAGCTGTTCAGTGCCGAAGCCCTGACGGAACCCCGGGGTGGTTCGGACTTTTTTGGTGCCACCACCACCGCCCGCAGGCAGGGCGGTGATTACATCCTCAATGGTCAGAAGCGTTTTGTGGTTGGCGCCGAAGGGGCTGATGTCTTTTTGGTCTATGTCAAAACCGCGCCTGACAATCCCCCCGATCAGTCCATCAGCCTGTTTATTGTCGAACGTTCCATGGGGGTTGAGGTCAAAAAACTCTACGGCCTGATGGGAACCCGGGGCGGTGGCACTGGGAGAATCATTTTTGATAATGTCCGGGTGCCGGCGGTCAACCTGGTGGGCGGAGAAAATGAAGGAGCCAGGATTTTCAACCGGATGATGGTGCCGGAAAGAATGACCAGTGCCGGTGGAGCCTTGGGTGCCGCTCGCGGCGCCCTTGAGGTGGCAACCCGCTACACGACGCGGCGCAAAGCTTTCGGCCGGAAGATCATGAAGTTCCAGGGGGTGAATTTCAAGATAGCCGACAGCATCGCACTTCTTGATGCGGCAACCTCGCTGGCTTATACTGCCGCCCTAATGATCGACAGCGGTCTGGACGCCCGCCGGCTGGTTTCCGAGGCCAAGAAAACAGCCACCGAGGCGGCCTGGGAAGTGGTCAACAATGCCATGCAGGTCATGGGTGGCATTGGCTATACGGATATTTATCCGGTTGAACGACTGTTGCGGGATATCCGCCTGATGATGATCTGGACCGGCACCAATGAGGTCATGAATCTGTTGATTCAGCATGAATATTATCGTGAACTGGCGGCCGAACAGCACGTACCCCGCGACCTTGAACAGGATGCCGTTGGTCTGGATGAAGAAGAGAAGGTCTACGAATAA
- a CDS encoding 2-oxoacid:acceptor oxidoreductase family protein yields the protein MKQGRTEIRLAGSGGQGLITAGIILAEAAIFDGKNVVQSQSYGPEARGGASKAEVIIADGPISYPKATWVDIFLAMSQKACDQYLYDLTVDGTFIADTTYVTQVPTSRALTVPISGKTTEKFGKELFSNIVALGVLVGATGVVTRKAIETAVLARVPKGTENINSEALNFGFQLAAQALDDGKEDVGEIAADD from the coding sequence ATGAAACAGGGACGAACGGAGATCCGGCTGGCTGGCAGCGGCGGCCAGGGACTGATCACCGCCGGCATTATTCTCGCCGAAGCGGCCATTTTTGACGGTAAAAATGTGGTTCAAAGTCAATCCTACGGCCCCGAGGCCCGGGGCGGCGCCAGCAAGGCGGAGGTCATCATCGCCGATGGCCCGATCTCGTACCCGAAAGCCACTTGGGTGGATATTTTTCTCGCCATGTCCCAGAAAGCCTGCGATCAGTATCTCTACGACCTGACCGTGGACGGCACCTTTATCGCCGATACCACCTATGTCACCCAGGTTCCCACCAGCCGGGCACTCACCGTCCCCATCTCGGGCAAAACCACGGAAAAGTTCGGCAAGGAACTGTTCAGCAATATTGTCGCCCTCGGCGTTCTGGTGGGCGCCACCGGCGTCGTCACCCGCAAGGCCATAGAAACCGCCGTGCTTGCCCGGGTGCCGAAAGGCACCGAGAACATCAACAGTGAAGCGCTGAACTTCGGCTTCCAACTGGCCGCCCAGGCCTTGGATGACGGCAAAGAAGACGTTGGCGAGATAGCTGCCGACGACTGA
- a CDS encoding 2-oxoacid:ferredoxin oxidoreductase subunit beta, giving the protein MISNSELVKKYCRHNKKFPHIWCPGCGNGIILSGLLRAIDGLGLAKDDIAFVSGIGCSSRAPVYVDFNTLHTTHGRALAFATGLKLAKPKLNVIIATGDGDATAIGGNHFIHACRRNIDMTAIIFNNYIYGMTGGQYSPTTPHGAKGSTCRAGNIENPFNISALAEAAGASFVARTTSYHVMQLQDLIKKAIRHRGFSVVEVLTHCPTLYGRLNKVGGAPEMLQWQKEVAIPKNKAASLTSEELEGKVVTGVLVERDLPEYGDLYNEIIREAQQQASGEQTS; this is encoded by the coding sequence ATGATCAGCAACTCTGAACTGGTCAAAAAATACTGCCGTCACAATAAGAAGTTTCCCCATATCTGGTGCCCCGGCTGCGGCAACGGTATTATTCTCAGTGGTTTACTGCGGGCCATAGACGGGCTGGGGCTGGCCAAGGATGATATCGCCTTTGTCTCCGGCATTGGCTGTTCCAGTCGGGCACCGGTCTATGTTGATTTCAACACCCTCCATACAACCCATGGCCGGGCTCTTGCCTTTGCCACCGGGCTGAAACTGGCAAAACCAAAGCTCAACGTTATCATCGCCACCGGCGACGGCGATGCCACCGCCATCGGCGGCAATCACTTTATCCATGCCTGCCGCCGCAATATTGATATGACGGCGATTATTTTCAACAACTACATTTACGGCATGACCGGCGGCCAGTACAGCCCCACGACTCCCCATGGGGCCAAAGGCTCCACCTGCCGGGCCGGCAACATTGAAAATCCCTTTAATATTTCGGCCCTGGCCGAAGCGGCCGGCGCTTCCTTCGTCGCCCGAACCACCTCCTATCATGTCATGCAGCTCCAGGATCTGATTAAAAAAGCCATCCGCCACCGGGGTTTTTCGGTAGTTGAAGTTCTCACCCATTGCCCGACCCTTTACGGTCGGTTGAACAAGGTGGGGGGCGCCCCGGAGATGCTCCAGTGGCAGAAAGAGGTGGCCATCCCCAAAAATAAGGCGGCCAGCTTGACGTCGGAGGAACTGGAAGGAAAAGTTGTCACCGGGGTGCTGGTGGAGAGAGATCTGCCTGAGTACGGTGACCTCTACAATGAAATAATCCGCGAAGCTCAGCAGCAGGCAAGTGGGGAACAGACATCATGA
- a CDS encoding 2-oxoacid:acceptor oxidoreductase subunit alpha — MSSKSHAYRLMQGNEAVAEGALAAGVRFFAGYPITPSTEIAEILSSRLPALGGKFIQMEDEIASIAAIIGASLGGMKSLTATSGPGFSLMQENLGYACLTEIPIVIVNVMRGGPSTGLPTSPSQGDVMQARWGTHGDHPIIVLCPSSVEEAFHYTIKAVNFAEKYRNPVILLMDEVIGHMRARVDLPPWSMVETVSRIKPSMPPEWYIPYERTSMGVSPMASFGDGYRYHVTGLVHDMQGFPTGKPREVQENIISLFKKIERGFKEICLVDYLHMDDAEYAIVAYGCMVLSAQSAVEQLRAAGIKVGLIKFGTLWPFPRFALERFLPQLKTLLVPELNMGQIYREVLRVNAGHSVVEKINKINGEIITPEEIIKAIKGTAR, encoded by the coding sequence ATGAGCAGCAAGTCCCATGCCTATCGGCTGATGCAGGGTAATGAAGCGGTGGCCGAAGGGGCACTGGCCGCCGGTGTCCGCTTTTTTGCCGGTTACCCCATTACCCCGTCAACGGAAATTGCCGAGATTCTCTCCTCCAGGCTGCCGGCCCTGGGTGGCAAATTCATCCAGATGGAAGATGAAATCGCCAGCATTGCCGCCATTATCGGGGCATCCCTGGGGGGCATGAAGTCGTTGACGGCAACCTCCGGCCCCGGTTTTTCCCTGATGCAGGAAAATCTTGGCTACGCCTGTCTTACCGAAATCCCCATTGTGATTGTCAACGTCATGCGGGGCGGACCATCCACCGGCCTGCCCACCAGCCCTTCCCAGGGAGACGTCATGCAGGCCCGCTGGGGAACCCATGGTGATCACCCGATCATTGTTCTCTGCCCGTCGTCGGTAGAAGAGGCCTTCCATTACACCATCAAAGCGGTTAATTTTGCTGAAAAATACCGCAATCCGGTCATCCTCCTGATGGATGAGGTCATCGGCCACATGCGGGCCCGGGTTGACCTGCCACCCTGGTCGATGGTGGAAACCGTCAGCCGGATCAAACCCAGCATGCCGCCCGAGTGGTATATTCCTTACGAACGCACCTCCATGGGTGTTTCGCCTATGGCCAGCTTCGGTGATGGCTACCGCTACCATGTCACCGGTCTGGTCCATGATATGCAAGGATTCCCCACCGGTAAACCCCGGGAAGTGCAAGAAAACATTATCAGTTTGTTCAAAAAGATTGAACGGGGCTTCAAAGAGATCTGCCTGGTGGACTATCTCCACATGGATGATGCGGAATACGCCATTGTTGCCTATGGCTGCATGGTTCTCTCAGCCCAGTCGGCAGTGGAACAGCTGCGGGCCGCTGGCATTAAGGTAGGATTGATTAAATTCGGCACCCTCTGGCCGTTCCCCCGGTTTGCCCTCGAACGTTTTCTGCCCCAACTGAAAACCCTGCTGGTGCCCGAATTGAATATGGGGCAGATCTACCGGGAAGTCCTGCGGGTCAACGCCGGCCATTCGGTGGTTGAAAAAATCAATAAAATCAACGGGGAAATCATCACCCCCGAGGAAATTATCAAAGCTATCAAGGGGACTGCACGATGA
- a CDS encoding 4Fe-4S binding protein has product MEKQLETTLATPVKTATATTKALPKITVFTDWCKQCGICVAFCPQQVLAMDEHRRVFAKYPDKCIACHMCELRCPDFAITVKEPEQTASGKTKEETV; this is encoded by the coding sequence ATGGAAAAACAGCTTGAAACAACGCTGGCGACCCCGGTTAAAACCGCGACGGCAACGACAAAAGCACTCCCAAAAATCACCGTTTTCACCGACTGGTGCAAACAGTGCGGCATCTGCGTTGCCTTCTGCCCCCAGCAGGTCCTGGCGATGGACGAGCACCGCCGGGTTTTTGCCAAATACCCGGACAAATGCATCGCCTGCCACATGTGTGAACTTCGCTGTCCCGATTTTGCCATCACGGTAAAAGAACCTGAACAGACAGCCAGCGGCAAGACAAAGGAGGAAACGGTCTGA
- the pyk gene encoding pyruvate kinase: MTGLTMAKAKIICTIGPACDSEKLVTTLIKAGMSVARLNFSHGTHDEHLKRIRLIRRLSAKLAIPVAILQDLQGPKIRIGTFADPPIILNPGDRFTITTKRIQGNEHCVSTSYEHLATDVAIGDQILVNDGLIKLQVTEKTATDVLCEVVNGGSLYDRRGINLPGVHISEPSLTAKDKEDLHFGLANGVDYVALSFVRDAESIRQLKQLIGSAKIPVIAKLEKPEALENLEEIIHAADGVMVARGDLGVEIPASRVPVVQKEIIEKCLLAGKPVITATQMLDSMIVNPIPTRAETSDVANAIFDGSDAVMLSGETAFGNYPLQSVAMMQAIIKEAEKRDRYFRLNPVESRSFAIREFSQSICHSAYYAAAEINARYIVVFTKSGQTAKVMSSFRPAVKILALTPSEQTMRALALYWGITPVLLDTSYNIAGDLTPLEEFLKENRWLKGGENIVVIAGSTPREGGTNMLRLHSLQSP; this comes from the coding sequence ATGACGGGACTGACCATGGCAAAAGCTAAAATAATCTGTACCATCGGACCCGCCTGTGATTCGGAAAAATTAGTCACAACACTGATCAAAGCGGGCATGAGTGTTGCCCGGCTCAATTTCTCCCATGGCACCCATGACGAGCATCTGAAAAGAATCAGGCTGATTCGCCGGCTGTCCGCGAAACTGGCCATTCCGGTGGCCATTCTCCAGGATCTGCAGGGGCCAAAAATCAGGATTGGCACGTTTGCAGACCCGCCGATCATTTTAAATCCCGGCGACCGGTTCACCATCACCACAAAACGTATCCAGGGCAACGAGCACTGTGTCAGTACAAGTTATGAACATCTCGCCACCGATGTGGCAATCGGCGATCAGATTCTTGTCAACGACGGCTTGATCAAGCTGCAGGTAACGGAAAAAACGGCTACTGATGTTCTGTGCGAGGTTGTCAACGGCGGCAGTCTCTATGACCGGCGGGGGATCAACCTGCCGGGGGTACACATATCAGAACCATCGCTGACAGCAAAAGATAAGGAAGATCTGCACTTCGGCCTTGCCAACGGCGTCGATTATGTCGCCCTCTCCTTTGTCAGGGATGCCGAGAGCATCCGCCAGCTCAAACAGTTGATAGGGAGTGCAAAAATTCCGGTAATTGCCAAACTCGAAAAACCGGAAGCGCTGGAAAATCTTGAGGAAATAATTCATGCAGCCGATGGCGTTATGGTAGCGCGGGGGGATCTGGGGGTAGAAATTCCTGCTTCCCGGGTACCGGTCGTCCAAAAGGAAATCATTGAAAAATGTCTCCTGGCGGGCAAACCAGTCATAACCGCCACCCAGATGCTGGATTCAATGATTGTCAACCCCATCCCCACGCGTGCCGAAACATCGGATGTTGCAAATGCGATTTTTGACGGCAGCGATGCCGTTATGCTGTCCGGTGAAACTGCCTTCGGGAACTATCCGCTCCAGTCCGTTGCCATGATGCAGGCAATCATTAAAGAGGCTGAGAAAAGGGACAGGTACTTCCGCCTCAACCCGGTTGAATCCCGCAGTTTTGCAATAAGAGAATTCTCACAATCCATCTGCCACTCGGCCTACTATGCGGCGGCGGAAATTAATGCCAGGTACATTGTCGTATTCACCAAAAGTGGGCAGACCGCCAAGGTCATGTCCAGCTTCCGCCCGGCGGTGAAGATTCTCGCACTGACTCCCAGCGAACAGACGATGCGGGCGCTGGCCCTCTATTGGGGAATAACCCCGGTACTGCTGGATACGAGCTATAATATCGCCGGTGATTTGACCCCACTGGAAGAATTTCTAAAAGAAAACCGGTGGCTGAAAGGAGGGGAAAACATCGTTGTCATAGCAGGTTCCACGCCAAGGGAAGGCGGTACGAATATGCTAAGGCTGCATAGCCTGCAGTCGCCCTGA
- a CDS encoding DEAD/DEAH box helicase has translation MSFTAFTFHPQIQTALDACGYESPTPIQAEGIPPVLAGRDLLGLAQTGTGKTAAFALPILQRLYAGPRNKVRALIIAPTRELAEQIHEYFGKMAVHTHLRSIVVYGGVSRQAQVNKIQRGAEIVVACPGRLLDLVNDKVVNLSAVEMLVLDEADHMFDKGFLPDIRRILRNLPRQRQTLVFSATMPKEIRSLAEDILTNPVTVQIDHAKPVEGISHVFYQVEQQNKISLLKKILQEKDVATALVFTRTKHKAKNLALQLQKTGCKATSLQGNLSQQKRQLALDGFKRGTYNILVATDIAARGIDVSGISHVINFDMPSTAETYTHRTGRTGRASCTGTAFTFASSDDRTMVRALERTLGSNLVYEKSADFQPTSRIAGENEARQRPAPRTGREFGTARGKRSSQRSRPALSAVGLATRA, from the coding sequence ATGAGTTTCACCGCGTTTACGTTCCACCCCCAGATTCAAACAGCCCTGGATGCTTGCGGGTATGAATCACCCACCCCTATCCAGGCAGAGGGCATTCCTCCGGTGCTTGCCGGCCGCGATCTTCTCGGTCTGGCCCAGACCGGGACCGGCAAGACGGCGGCCTTTGCCCTTCCTATTCTTCAACGGCTTTATGCAGGCCCCAGGAACAAAGTCCGGGCGCTGATCATTGCCCCCACCAGGGAGCTTGCCGAGCAGATTCATGAGTATTTTGGTAAAATGGCCGTTCACACCCACCTGCGGAGCATCGTTGTGTATGGCGGAGTCAGCAGACAGGCTCAGGTCAATAAAATCCAGCGGGGGGCGGAGATTGTCGTTGCCTGTCCCGGCCGCCTTCTCGACCTGGTGAATGATAAGGTTGTCAATCTGTCGGCTGTGGAAATGCTGGTTCTGGATGAGGCGGATCACATGTTCGACAAGGGGTTTTTGCCGGATATCCGCCGCATTCTAAGAAATCTGCCCAGACAGCGGCAGACCCTTGTTTTTTCCGCCACCATGCCCAAGGAGATCCGTTCTCTGGCCGAGGACATTCTGACCAATCCGGTTACCGTGCAGATCGATCACGCCAAGCCGGTGGAAGGCATCTCCCATGTGTTTTATCAGGTTGAGCAGCAGAACAAAATCAGCCTGCTTAAAAAAATTCTCCAGGAAAAAGATGTTGCCACCGCGCTTGTTTTTACCAGAACAAAACACAAGGCCAAGAATCTGGCCCTGCAGCTGCAAAAAACGGGCTGTAAAGCCACTTCATTGCAGGGCAATCTGTCGCAGCAGAAACGGCAGCTGGCCCTTGATGGCTTTAAACGCGGCACCTACAATATCCTGGTGGCCACCGATATCGCTGCCCGTGGTATCGACGTGTCCGGGATTTCCCATGTGATCAATTTCGATATGCCTTCAACGGCGGAAACCTATACCCACCGGACCGGCCGTACGGGCCGGGCCAGCTGCACAGGGACGGCCTTTACCTTTGCTTCCTCCGATGACCGGACGATGGTCAGGGCTCTTGAGCGGACGCTCGGCAGCAACCTGGTTTATGAAAAGTCTGCTGATTTTCAGCCGACCTCCAGGATTGCCGGCGAAAACGAGGCAAGACAAAGACCGGCTCCAAGGACCGGAAGAGAGTTTGGCACCGCCCGCGGAAAAAGGAGTTCTCAACGCAGCCGGCCCGCGCTTTCGGCCGTCGGCTTGGCAACCAGGGCGTAA
- a CDS encoding cold-shock protein — MAQGTVKWFNDSKGFGFIEEDGGKDVFVHHSAIQAEGFKSLDEGARVTFDIVDGPKGPSAANVVRQ; from the coding sequence ATGGCACAAGGAACAGTGAAATGGTTTAACGATTCAAAAGGTTTTGGTTTTATTGAAGAAGATGGCGGCAAAGATGTGTTTGTGCACCATTCAGCAATTCAGGCCGAAGGGTTTAAATCCTTGGATGAAGGCGCCCGGGTAACCTTCGACATCGTCGATGGCCCCAAGGGACCGTCTGCAGCCAATGTTGTTCGGCAGTAA
- a CDS encoding UxaA family hydrolase, whose product MEFYGYHRPDGRVGSRNYTAIIPSVGCVNNLCAHLERLIRGTKAIRHDQGCLHPPADTEQVTRTLINLGKNPNVGGALVVGLGCEMVEAEKIYESIKETGKPVDMVVVHEIGGMIDTLAKGAHALVNIVAEVSGVQREKAGLDKLVFGTKCGSSDTTSGLSSNLVTGEVCRLMTQNGGKFIQGEICDIMGGEYALKKLSVDQQQGEEIVDYVRDLYMRGYYVGADTRGCQMTAGNVAGGLTTLVEKALGANAKGGKVAIQGTLDYAEIPPDKPGRYIMNFPGHGFENLTGSAAGGAVVHLFTTGRGAPNGNPIMPTVKVCGNSKTNKTMLEHIDVDVASVIEETESIETAGERLYEFAVAVANGKLTKCEILNFEGMEILIKGPVM is encoded by the coding sequence ATGGAATTTTATGGTTATCACAGGCCCGATGGCAGGGTTGGCTCAAGGAATTACACGGCAATTATCCCGTCGGTTGGTTGCGTTAATAATCTATGCGCTCACTTGGAACGGTTGATTCGAGGCACAAAAGCGATCCGGCATGATCAGGGTTGTCTGCACCCTCCCGCTGATACTGAACAGGTAACCAGAACGCTCATAAATCTTGGCAAGAATCCGAATGTGGGGGGTGCTCTCGTTGTGGGTCTTGGTTGTGAAATGGTTGAGGCTGAAAAGATCTATGAAAGCATCAAAGAAACAGGCAAACCGGTAGATATGGTCGTCGTTCATGAGATCGGCGGCATGATAGATACTTTGGCCAAAGGTGCCCATGCACTGGTGAACATCGTTGCCGAAGTCAGCGGGGTGCAAAGAGAAAAGGCAGGCTTGGATAAATTGGTTTTTGGAACCAAATGTGGTTCTTCAGATACCACCTCAGGTTTATCCTCAAACTTGGTTACCGGTGAAGTGTGCCGGTTGATGACCCAAAACGGCGGTAAATTCATTCAGGGTGAAATTTGCGATATCATGGGCGGAGAATATGCCCTGAAAAAGTTAAGCGTTGATCAACAGCAGGGTGAGGAAATCGTCGATTATGTCCGTGATCTCTATATGCGGGGTTATTATGTCGGTGCAGACACCAGAGGGTGCCAGATGACTGCGGGAAATGTTGCGGGCGGTTTGACGACCCTGGTGGAAAAAGCTTTGGGTGCAAATGCCAAGGGGGGCAAGGTTGCAATCCAAGGAACCCTTGATTATGCTGAAATACCCCCTGATAAGCCAGGCAGATACATTATGAACTTCCCTGGGCACGGTTTCGAGAATCTTACCGGGTCGGCTGCAGGTGGTGCTGTTGTGCATCTGTTTACTACCGGCAGGGGCGCTCCAAACGGTAATCCGATTATGCCTACGGTAAAGGTTTGCGGTAATAGCAAAACCAACAAAACCATGTTAGAACATATCGACGTAGATGTTGCATCGGTAATTGAGGAGACGGAAAGTATCGAAACTGCGGGTGAGAGATTATACGAGTTTGCCGTGGCTGTGGCTAATGGCAAATTGACCAAATGCGAAATCCTCAATTTTGAAGGCATGGAGATTCTTATCAAGGGCCCGGTGATGTAA